From one Liolophura sinensis isolate JHLJ2023 chromosome 10, CUHK_Ljap_v2, whole genome shotgun sequence genomic stretch:
- the LOC135476900 gene encoding uncharacterized protein LOC135476900 has protein sequence MDGSLDIRLPFVLLNGPIHYTPELTGLEYLNASWRVMRQDRREFLSGNMETPISPVSDGPDTYNPRLSQLMVNRHKNTKEWWSREQTCEDISRIPMPIISHRHLSTEHTVIGEGSFGIVAIRTMTGGKEVVTKSFEDDISSEDILTEARLLACLRDTGCVPTMFGVCYSSDFRISIVQEYCAAGVTLYDVLTDEVYGLSNDTWLTIIKQITRGLRDIHRKGVLLNDLKEDNVLVDSRSPNVRAVFIDFGLATFKQGRLYHISEEERQLCAHLAPEVLTGQPTRPSSDVYSLGRMLENISFECDLCGLCAIADGCLDCEPQRPSTDCLVDWVDRLDPLL, from the exons ATGGATGGAAGTCTGGATATTCGCCTGCCTTTCGTGCTCTTGAATGGGCCTATCCACTATACACCGGAGCTGACAGGACTGGAATATTTGAATGCATCCTGGAGAGTGATGAGACAAGATCGGAGAGAGTTTTTATCTGGAAACATGGAGACACCTATCTCACCAGTGTCGGACGGCCCAGACACTTACAACCCGAGGCTCTCCCAGCTAAT GGTCAACCGTCACAAGAACACGAAAGAATGGTGGTCAAGGGAGCAAACCTGTGAGGACATTTCTCGCATCCCGATGCCCATTATCTCTCACAGACACCTGTCTACAGAACACACTGTGATCGGAGAGGGATCTTTCGGTATTGTCGCCATCAGGACAATGACGGGTGGCAAAGAGGTTGTTACCAAATCATTTGAAGATGATATTTCTTCTGAGGACATTTTAACGGAAGCCAGGCTTCTGGCTTGCCTCAGAGACACAGGTTGTGTGCCCACAATGTTTGGGGTGTGTTACTCAAGCGACTTCAGGATATCTATCGTACAGGAATATTGCGCTGCCGGTGTAACCCTGTATGATGTTCTCACAGACGAAGTCTATGGTTTATCAAACGACACCTGGTTGACAATCATCAAACAGATAACCAGGGGACTGAGAGACATTCACCGTAAAGGTGTGCTTCTGAATGACTTGAAGGAAGACAATGTACTCGTTGACAGTCGATCCCCGAACGTCCGAGCTGTCTTCATAGATTTCGGACTGGCAACGTTCAAACAGGGCAGGCTGTATCATATTTCTGAGGAAGAGAGACAACTCTGTGCTCATCTGGCCCCAGAAGTTTTAACCGGTCAGCCGACCAGACCTTCTTCCGATGTTTACAGCCTTGGCAGGATgctggagaatatttcattcgAGTGTGACCTGTGTGGACTATGTGCTATCGCGGATGGTTGTCTGGATTGTGAGCCTCAACGACCCAGCACCGACTGTCTTGTTGACTGGGTGGACAGACTGGATCCACTTCTCTGA